A stretch of the Sulfurimonas sp. HSL-1656 genome encodes the following:
- the mdh gene encoding malate dehydrogenase, which yields MNQGKRVGIVGAGNVGATVAYSLAMLGSCHEIILRDNKIEVAKGKALDMSQAAAAVRSHTVVSVAESMEELTDCDVVVVTAGSPRLPGMSRDDLLMINANITKEVVSGIAKYSPNAIIIMVSNPLDAMTYVALKESGFDRSRVLGMAGILDSSRMAAFIQEKLGYGGGQIRASVMGGHGDDMVPLPRYSTVAGVPLFDLLTEDEIDEIVDRTRHGGAEIVGYLKTGSAYYAPAKSTAIMVEAILKDTKQIHPCAVYLEGEYGYDDVVSGVPVMIGANGAEKIIEVTLNEKEKEMFARSCSSVQTLIDTLNENKFFEEA from the coding sequence ATGAATCAGGGTAAACGTGTTGGAATCGTCGGCGCCGGAAACGTAGGTGCCACCGTCGCATACTCACTGGCGATGCTCGGTTCGTGCCATGAAATCATTCTGCGCGACAACAAGATCGAAGTTGCGAAAGGGAAGGCACTCGATATGTCACAGGCAGCGGCAGCGGTCCGCAGCCACACGGTTGTCAGCGTCGCCGAGAGCATGGAAGAGCTCACGGACTGTGACGTCGTCGTTGTGACGGCGGGCAGCCCGCGTCTGCCGGGTATGAGCCGCGACGACCTGCTGATGATCAACGCCAACATCACCAAAGAGGTTGTAAGCGGCATCGCGAAATACTCTCCGAACGCGATCATCATCATGGTCTCAAACCCGCTTGACGCGATGACCTATGTCGCCCTCAAAGAGAGCGGGTTCGACCGCAGCCGCGTCCTGGGTATGGCCGGTATCCTCGACAGCTCCCGTATGGCGGCATTCATCCAGGAAAAACTGGGCTACGGCGGCGGACAGATCCGCGCTTCCGTCATGGGCGGCCACGGGGATGACATGGTACCGCTTCCGCGCTACTCCACCGTTGCGGGCGTTCCGCTCTTCGACCTCCTCACCGAGGATGAGATCGACGAGATCGTCGACCGCACGCGCCACGGCGGTGCCGAGATTGTCGGCTACCTCAAGACCGGTTCGGCGTATTACGCCCCGGCGAAATCCACGGCGATCATGGTCGAAGCGATTCTGAAAGACACGAAGCAGATCCACCCGTGTGCCGTCTACCTCGAGGGCGAGTACGGCTACGACGACGTTGTTTCCGGCGTCCCGGTCATGATCGGTGCCAACGGGGCGGAGAAGATCATCGAAGTAACACTCAATGAAAAAGAGAAAGAGATGTTCGCCCGCTCGTGCAGCTCGGTCCAGACCCTGATCGACACGCTGAACGAAAATAAATTCTTTGAGGAGGCCTAA
- a CDS encoding NADP-dependent isocitrate dehydrogenase codes for MSKIIWSKIDEAPALATYSFFPIASKFCAEGGVELEQSDISLAGRVLAAMGKGEDELSKLGELVLKPEGNIIKLPNISASVGQLKDCIAELQSQGYDIPNYPENPANDEEKALQATYSTCLGSAVNPVLREGNSDRRAAKAVKNYAQKNPHRLKAYSDNSKAYVAHMAGNGDFYGNEKSVTMDKAQKVTIALNGNTLKTIDALEGEVLDGTFMSVSALRAFYKQTIEDAKAKGVIWSVHLKATMMKISDPIMFGHGFEIFFEDVFAKYADTFKEVGVNPNLGMSDLEKKIKGHAKEAEIKAAFKAVVDSDSPKIAMVDSDKGTTNFNAPNDIIIDASMPVVVREGGKQWDRNGDALECVAVIPDSTYGLFHEEMVADCVKNGQFDVTTMGTMQNIGLMAQKAEEYGSHPTTFELAEAGTVTVTAEDGTVLMSFECEAGDIWRMSRAKDIPIKDWIRLAFERGQIEQIPVVFWLDENRAHDAQMIAKVKKYMPEFNTDGLEIHFMDITAATRFTNERIRAGKDTIAVTGNVLRDHLTDMYPILELGTSAKMLSIVPLLAGGGLFETGAGGSAPKHVDQFLAEGHLRWDSLGEFLALAESLRMIEQKNPNAKLAAVTAALDVANQEYLDNNKAPGRKAGEPDNKASHFYVAQYWATALADSLDAELQAKFTPVAKALKENEAKIMEELMAAEGKAQDIGGYYHPDDAKAEAAMRPSATLNAIIDAL; via the coding sequence ATGTCTAAAATCATTTGGTCGAAAATTGACGAAGCTCCGGCTTTGGCTACATACTCGTTCTTTCCGATTGCTTCCAAATTCTGCGCTGAGGGCGGCGTTGAACTGGAACAAAGCGATATCTCACTTGCAGGTCGTGTCCTTGCCGCGATGGGTAAAGGTGAAGATGAACTGTCAAAACTGGGCGAGCTTGTCCTGAAGCCTGAAGGTAACATCATCAAGCTGCCGAACATCTCTGCATCCGTCGGTCAGCTCAAAGACTGTATTGCCGAACTTCAGAGCCAGGGTTACGATATCCCGAACTACCCTGAAAATCCGGCGAACGATGAAGAAAAAGCGCTCCAGGCAACGTACAGCACCTGCCTCGGTTCTGCGGTCAACCCGGTTCTCCGCGAAGGAAACTCCGACCGCCGTGCAGCGAAAGCGGTCAAGAACTATGCGCAGAAAAACCCGCACCGCCTCAAAGCGTACTCTGACAACTCCAAAGCGTATGTAGCGCACATGGCCGGTAACGGCGACTTCTACGGCAACGAGAAGTCCGTCACGATGGACAAAGCACAGAAAGTGACGATCGCACTCAACGGCAATACGCTCAAGACAATCGACGCCCTCGAGGGTGAAGTTCTTGACGGTACGTTTATGTCTGTCAGCGCGCTGCGTGCTTTCTACAAACAGACGATCGAAGACGCGAAAGCGAAAGGCGTCATCTGGTCGGTCCACCTCAAAGCGACGATGATGAAGATCTCCGACCCGATCATGTTCGGTCACGGTTTCGAAATCTTCTTCGAAGACGTCTTCGCGAAATATGCGGATACCTTCAAAGAGGTCGGTGTCAACCCGAACCTCGGTATGTCCGATCTCGAGAAGAAGATCAAAGGGCATGCGAAAGAGGCCGAGATCAAAGCGGCTTTCAAAGCAGTCGTCGATTCCGACAGCCCGAAAATCGCGATGGTCGACTCTGACAAAGGGACGACAAACTTCAATGCACCGAACGACATCATCATCGATGCTTCCATGCCGGTCGTCGTCCGCGAAGGCGGTAAGCAGTGGGATCGCAACGGTGACGCGCTCGAGTGTGTCGCGGTCATCCCGGACTCTACTTACGGTCTGTTCCACGAAGAGATGGTCGCCGACTGTGTGAAAAACGGTCAGTTCGACGTCACGACAATGGGGACGATGCAGAACATCGGTCTCATGGCGCAGAAAGCGGAAGAGTACGGCTCCCACCCGACGACATTCGAACTCGCCGAAGCGGGTACCGTAACGGTCACGGCAGAAGACGGTACGGTTCTGATGAGCTTCGAGTGTGAAGCGGGTGATATCTGGCGTATGTCACGTGCGAAAGATATCCCGATCAAAGACTGGATCCGCCTCGCATTCGAACGCGGCCAGATCGAGCAGATCCCGGTTGTCTTCTGGCTGGACGAAAACCGTGCACACGATGCGCAGATGATCGCGAAGGTCAAAAAATACATGCCGGAGTTCAATACGGACGGTCTGGAGATCCACTTTATGGACATCACGGCTGCGACGCGCTTCACGAACGAGCGCATCCGTGCCGGAAAAGACACGATCGCTGTTACCGGTAACGTACTGCGTGACCACCTCACCGACATGTACCCGATCCTCGAGCTCGGCACATCGGCAAAAATGCTCTCCATCGTTCCGCTGCTCGCGGGCGGCGGCCTGTTTGAGACGGGTGCCGGCGGTTCCGCGCCGAAGCACGTCGACCAGTTCCTGGCAGAGGGTCACCTCCGCTGGGACTCCCTGGGTGAATTCCTCGCCCTGGCGGAGTCACTGCGCATGATCGAGCAGAAGAACCCGAACGCGAAGCTGGCGGCCGTGACCGCTGCGCTTGACGTGGCGAACCAGGAGTACCTTGACAACAACAAGGCACCGGGCCGCAAAGCGGGCGAGCCGGACAACAAAGCGTCCCACTTCTACGTGGCACAGTACTGGGCAACGGCACTGGCTGACTCTCTGGATGCTGAACTGCAGGCGAAGTTTACGCCGGTAGCGAAAGCGCTCAAAGAGAACGAAGCGAAGATCATGGAAGAGCTGATGGCTGCCGAAGGCAAAGCGCAGGATATCGGCGGTTACTACCACCCCGATGATGCGAAAGCGGAAGCGGCAATGCGCCCGTCTGCAACGCTCAACGCGATTATCGACGCTCTCTAA
- a CDS encoding FMN-binding protein: protein MTVFLLGAAAEAAPLISPIEAMQHAFGAQSEVTKKNKLINSGQAAAVTKLAKLKLETKIYRFYTAAIDGKDVGYGVLITRQVRQKDATVLYMIAPEGTIRAIEIVAFNEPPEYMPQHTYLEQFKGKDANATLRVGKDIPTVSGATLSARNVTDGARLALALFETVIRKH, encoded by the coding sequence ATGACCGTCTTTTTACTCGGTGCCGCTGCAGAAGCCGCGCCGCTTATTTCACCCATCGAAGCGATGCAGCACGCCTTCGGAGCCCAGAGTGAAGTGACGAAGAAAAACAAACTGATCAACAGCGGACAGGCCGCCGCCGTCACCAAGCTTGCCAAACTCAAGCTCGAGACGAAGATCTACCGTTTTTATACCGCAGCAATCGACGGCAAGGACGTGGGGTACGGGGTGCTTATCACACGCCAGGTCCGCCAGAAAGATGCCACGGTGCTCTACATGATCGCCCCCGAAGGCACGATCCGCGCCATTGAAATCGTCGCCTTTAACGAACCGCCGGAGTACATGCCGCAGCACACCTACCTCGAGCAGTTCAAAGGCAAGGACGCCAATGCGACGCTGCGCGTCGGCAAAGACATCCCGACCGTCAGCGGCGCGACGCTGAGCGCACGCAACGTCACCGACGGCGCCCGCCTTGCGCTCGCACTCTTTGAAACCGTCATCAGGAAGCACTGA
- the mltG gene encoding endolytic transglycosylase MltG has protein sequence MTTRQKAMTEMIVKWVCAIALLMALSFIYYLNMGLTTSKVLYIPQGSIRKIITHLETANPQLNRLDAFLMRFIGRPQHGWIDLGSTAMTHGDFLYRITTSKAAMKPVTLVPGETTHVFFTQLAESHGLDPQRLMAAFREQSPYHEGALVPDTYQLPIGITESDAVRLLLHYAETKQRAWSEKIFGLYNERKWYHYIVIASVIQKEAADNAEMPLVSSVIANRLAKGMKLQMDGTLNYGRYSHERITAARIRTDKSEYNTYLHNGLPAAPVCNVGFEAIRAAIFPAKTEYLYFTKGADGKHRFTRYYSTHLRNINRVTK, from the coding sequence ATGACGACCAGACAGAAGGCAATGACGGAGATGATCGTCAAATGGGTTTGTGCAATCGCTCTGCTGATGGCGTTGTCGTTCATCTATTACCTGAATATGGGGCTCACGACATCGAAGGTGCTCTATATTCCCCAGGGATCAATTCGCAAGATTATAACACACCTCGAAACCGCCAACCCGCAGCTCAACCGTCTGGACGCCTTTTTGATGCGTTTCATCGGGCGACCGCAGCACGGCTGGATCGACCTTGGCAGTACGGCGATGACCCACGGCGACTTCCTTTACCGCATCACGACCTCCAAGGCGGCGATGAAGCCGGTCACCCTCGTTCCCGGGGAGACGACCCATGTCTTTTTTACACAGCTCGCCGAGAGCCACGGGCTTGATCCGCAGCGGCTGATGGCAGCGTTCCGGGAGCAGAGCCCCTATCATGAGGGTGCGCTGGTTCCCGATACCTACCAGCTCCCCATCGGCATTACCGAATCCGACGCGGTCCGCCTGCTGCTGCACTACGCCGAGACGAAACAGCGCGCCTGGTCGGAGAAGATCTTCGGCCTCTACAATGAACGCAAATGGTACCACTATATTGTTATTGCCTCCGTCATCCAGAAAGAGGCGGCAGACAACGCGGAGATGCCGCTGGTCTCCTCTGTGATCGCCAACCGTCTGGCCAAGGGGATGAAGCTGCAGATGGACGGTACGCTCAATTACGGCCGTTACTCCCACGAGCGGATCACCGCCGCCCGGATCCGCACGGACAAAAGCGAATACAACACCTATCTGCACAACGGACTGCCCGCCGCACCGGTCTGCAACGTGGGCTTTGAAGCGATCAGGGCGGCGATCTTCCCGGCCAAAACGGAGTACCTCTATTTTACGAAAGGTGCGGACGGTAAGCACCGCTTTACACGTTACTATTCTACACACTTACGTAATATTAACCGTGTTACTAAATGA
- the fumC gene encoding class II fumarate hydratase — translation MDYRIEKDTMGEMQVPKDAYWGAQTQRSIQNFRIGEETMPYEITRAFSYLKKAVALVNMDLGKLDAKKAEAIAQAADEMLAGKLDGNYPLVVWQTGSGTQSNMNNNEVLANRATEILGGDFRTEKLVHPNDDVNKSQSSNDTYPTALHVASVIAVEERLLPAIAKLKATLQAKSEEFAHLVKIGRTHLQDATPLTLGQEISGWVEMLAKSEKMAKDSLEAVRELALGGTAVGTGLNAHPELGERVAAKLSELTGHDFVTAPNKFHALTSHDALVFAHGALKALAADMMKIANDVRWLASGPRCGIGEISIPENEPGSSIMPGKVNPTQSEAVTMVACQVMGNDATIGFAASQGNFELNVFKPVIAYNFLQSVRLLADSIVSFNDNAAVGIKANVENIEHFLNDSLMLVTALNPHIGYENAAKIAKTAHKNGTTLKEEAVNLGLLSAEEFDKYVVPGDMIAPKA, via the coding sequence TTGGACTACAGAATCGAAAAGGATACGATGGGGGAGATGCAGGTCCCCAAAGATGCGTACTGGGGTGCCCAGACGCAGCGTTCGATCCAGAACTTCCGTATCGGTGAAGAGACGATGCCGTACGAGATTACCCGTGCGTTTTCCTATCTGAAAAAAGCCGTTGCCCTGGTCAATATGGACCTGGGCAAGCTTGATGCAAAAAAAGCGGAGGCGATTGCCCAGGCGGCGGACGAGATGCTCGCGGGCAAACTCGACGGCAACTACCCGCTCGTCGTATGGCAGACCGGTTCCGGTACGCAGTCGAACATGAACAACAACGAGGTCCTCGCCAACCGCGCGACGGAGATCCTCGGCGGTGACTTCCGCACAGAGAAGCTTGTGCACCCGAACGACGACGTCAACAAGTCCCAAAGCTCCAATGACACCTACCCGACGGCCCTGCACGTCGCGTCCGTCATCGCGGTCGAAGAGCGTCTGCTCCCGGCGATCGCCAAGCTCAAAGCGACGCTCCAGGCGAAAAGCGAAGAGTTTGCGCACCTGGTCAAGATCGGCCGTACGCACCTTCAGGATGCGACACCGCTGACCCTCGGTCAGGAGATCAGCGGCTGGGTCGAGATGCTCGCCAAGTCCGAAAAGATGGCAAAAGACTCCCTGGAAGCGGTGCGCGAACTCGCCCTCGGCGGTACGGCGGTCGGTACGGGCCTCAACGCCCACCCGGAACTGGGCGAACGCGTCGCGGCGAAACTGTCCGAACTGACAGGCCACGATTTCGTTACGGCACCGAACAAGTTCCACGCCCTGACGTCCCACGACGCGCTTGTCTTCGCCCACGGCGCCCTCAAGGCGCTGGCAGCCGATATGATGAAAATCGCCAACGACGTCCGCTGGCTTGCATCCGGCCCGCGCTGCGGGATCGGCGAGATCTCCATCCCGGAAAACGAGCCGGGTTCCTCCATCATGCCGGGCAAGGTCAACCCGACGCAGAGCGAAGCGGTCACGATGGTCGCCTGCCAGGTCATGGGGAACGACGCGACGATCGGTTTTGCGGCATCTCAGGGGAACTTCGAGCTGAACGTTTTCAAGCCGGTGATCGCCTACAACTTCCTGCAGTCCGTCCGCCTGCTCGCCGACAGCATCGTCTCTTTCAACGACAATGCCGCCGTCGGCATCAAGGCAAACGTTGAGAACATCGAACACTTCCTCAACGACTCGCTGATGCTCGTCACGGCGCTCAACCCGCATATCGGTTACGAAAATGCGGCGAAGATCGCCAAAACAGCGCACAAAAACGGCACGACCCTCAAGGAAGAGGCGGTCAACCTCGGCCTGCTGAGTGCCGAAGAGTTCGATAAATATGTTGTTCCGGGTGACATGATCGCCCCGAAAGCGTAA
- a CDS encoding porin, whose protein sequence is MKHIALSLAAALLAGTALYANELDDLKAQIAELQEKTDALIDETSNLKTGFNYTTVDTNTSVNGMGPAASKVYYSKSPLSIGGYGEMFWSSPDNDGAAGDAYTDVYRFVPYIGYKFSDNIVLNTELEFEHGGEEVAIEFMYLDFLLYEAFNIQVGNLLVPMGLINQRHEPTLFNTVQRPDVEKYLIPSTWHETGILAYGSFSDIGLSYTAGIINALALNNDNNMPGSVNKKWIRSGRIGSEENGPMQRVAFVGRVDYSGISGLLLGTSAYYGAATQGRPSGVNAFMYDVYGQYEKAGFKLKGLYTATSVSDAEKIWAEAADGAEGYYVNAEYDVLATLSTRYRLPVFVQYENYDPVSSVAGGTRPDLEQTNTTVGLNFFPHEQVVLKADYAMTDYHDSALEDYNVISVAMGFVF, encoded by the coding sequence ATGAAGCACATTGCACTCTCACTGGCAGCCGCCCTCCTGGCAGGCACGGCACTCTATGCAAACGAACTCGACGATCTCAAAGCACAGATCGCCGAACTTCAGGAAAAGACGGATGCCCTGATCGACGAGACGTCGAATCTGAAGACCGGGTTCAACTATACGACGGTCGACACCAACACCTCCGTCAACGGCATGGGGCCGGCGGCCTCCAAGGTCTACTACTCCAAGTCTCCGCTCTCCATCGGCGGGTACGGCGAAATGTTCTGGTCCTCCCCGGACAATGACGGTGCGGCCGGTGACGCCTATACGGACGTCTACCGCTTCGTTCCCTACATCGGGTACAAGTTCAGCGACAATATCGTCCTCAACACCGAACTCGAGTTCGAACACGGCGGCGAAGAGGTCGCGATCGAGTTCATGTACCTCGACTTCCTGCTTTATGAGGCGTTCAACATCCAGGTCGGTAACTTGCTGGTACCGATGGGGCTCATCAACCAGCGTCATGAACCGACGCTCTTCAATACGGTGCAGCGCCCGGATGTCGAAAAATACCTGATCCCGTCCACCTGGCATGAGACCGGTATCCTCGCCTACGGCAGCTTCAGCGACATCGGTCTGAGCTACACGGCCGGGATCATCAATGCCCTGGCGCTGAACAACGATAACAATATGCCCGGTTCCGTCAATAAAAAGTGGATCCGCAGCGGCCGTATCGGTTCGGAGGAGAACGGCCCGATGCAGCGCGTCGCCTTCGTCGGCCGCGTGGACTACAGCGGCATCAGCGGCCTGCTCCTGGGGACCTCCGCCTATTACGGTGCCGCGACACAGGGGCGCCCCAGCGGTGTAAACGCCTTTATGTACGACGTCTACGGCCAGTATGAAAAGGCGGGCTTCAAGCTCAAGGGGCTCTACACCGCCACCAGCGTCTCCGATGCGGAGAAGATCTGGGCCGAAGCGGCGGACGGTGCGGAAGGGTACTATGTCAATGCGGAATACGACGTGCTCGCGACGCTTTCCACGCGCTACCGCCTTCCGGTCTTTGTCCAGTATGAGAACTACGACCCCGTCTCCTCCGTCGCCGGCGGCACACGCCCCGACCTCGAGCAGACCAACACGACCGTCGGCCTGAACTTCTTCCCACACGAGCAGGTCGTCCTGAAAGCCGACTACGCCATGACCGACTACCACGACAGCGCCCTTGAGGACTACAATGTCATCAGTGTCGCGATGGGCTTTGTTTTCTAA
- a CDS encoding AsmA-like C-terminal domain-containing protein: MTIISVIAFCLVVITVLYLTLSSGIHLGKLKLGRLYAEQLYLKWDNALRVEIGTIALAPSDAPEEPTSLLDLQRRVAAALRHMDDLWIGSLRIDRIRIGNDMNGSVLFDPRRRSQLLLASPQRGHLALTLSPVRFSDAYKVTCYGDTHDFNGTFRLEGVLQPEQSEFYLGGAVDIAADIHLRLGLHATRDALTLNTFSTEPFASVAPIVKPLHLSDKIESWIVARAQGGPVMLHTLQTTLPYAEPAKAFDNLFGHLTFQNARYRFANVPEDFEPALAPNVTVRFERKTLEIRPEHATFYGQPGGDTRIDIDFGAHAPQLRLSILTTAQFIPPLQRLTASYGIDLPFTQTEGLTDTNLTLTVNLGDSHTTAQAQFNTAKSRIDLSGLPIAVSRAAVDLKGSEVTLRSVEAALFEDNVTGRVSGTFNPAKHNGALRFNIGEVRYPVGAAPITLDPATVPLHFEYRFDPKGDTIRFDASRWHYMEHNLSADAFTAPFDLKKLLMTLPKTAVAVDKAARATVEGEISLADPSASLLVDLLSLRAGTLKATQAHARFHIRADQNITVTSSAETHWTLDETPVSISPFTLSRQHGIFRLSPAVVSIEHQLTGSVEGIFEPATMATELNVSKFRLEDEGLGRLLQGMEQFSVYIVPIDDEYDIVIPSINMVYSTLGHGWRLHFFSLDAFTRHSPLLRDYNLTDSTISAWSESGGYPVSFEGTVDYPYALTAFDGKPVNIYSFKGQIEQNGSLASTINDRITVERSDTIRIRSNGVAFSQPELTRFYREHHFSSDENTSESNTTIHIDANNTAILFPGDRRAKADRITIDYSNNHIQGQLYKADGGAKLEVKGETFYLFGYRLDDDFMNHFFNLTKVKGGTLDFYLIGEKDDFKGLAKINDTTVRDYVLFNNLFAFINTVPALVTFSLPSYETNGIKVRSAYTELAFHEKVLSISNIKIDSKELDFAGQGTIDYNTERIKMQLSVKTRAAENIRKIPLVGYILVGDDQSVLTTLNVSGPLSDPKVENTIAKDIIVSPFNILKRTLDFPVHYLKKLDSGTDDEAEKTTETQPITSGIPPIN; this comes from the coding sequence TTGACGATCATCTCCGTCATTGCCTTCTGTCTGGTCGTCATTACCGTTCTCTACCTCACCCTCTCAAGCGGAATCCATCTGGGCAAGCTGAAACTCGGCCGCCTTTATGCGGAGCAATTATACCTCAAGTGGGACAATGCCCTTCGCGTCGAGATCGGGACGATCGCCCTCGCCCCTTCCGATGCTCCGGAGGAACCCACAAGCCTTCTGGACCTTCAGCGGCGCGTTGCCGCCGCCCTGCGCCACATGGATGATCTCTGGATCGGCAGCCTGCGTATCGACCGTATCCGGATCGGCAACGACATGAACGGATCGGTCCTCTTCGATCCGCGCCGCCGCAGCCAGCTCCTCCTGGCCTCGCCGCAGCGGGGGCACCTGGCGCTGACCCTCTCCCCCGTCCGGTTTTCGGATGCCTATAAGGTAACGTGCTACGGGGATACGCACGATTTCAACGGGACGTTCCGGCTCGAGGGGGTCCTGCAGCCGGAACAGAGCGAGTTCTACCTGGGCGGCGCCGTCGATATCGCTGCGGACATCCACCTCCGCCTGGGGCTGCACGCGACGCGGGATGCCCTGACACTGAACACCTTCTCGACCGAACCGTTTGCGAGCGTCGCGCCGATCGTCAAACCGCTTCACCTCTCCGACAAAATCGAATCCTGGATCGTCGCGCGGGCCCAGGGCGGACCGGTGATGCTGCACACCCTGCAGACGACCCTCCCCTATGCCGAACCGGCCAAAGCCTTCGACAATCTGTTTGGCCACCTGACGTTTCAGAATGCCCGTTACCGGTTTGCCAATGTCCCGGAGGATTTTGAACCCGCCCTCGCCCCGAACGTGACCGTCCGTTTCGAGCGCAAAACCCTGGAGATCCGTCCGGAGCATGCCACCTTCTACGGCCAGCCCGGCGGCGATACCCGTATCGACATCGATTTCGGCGCCCATGCGCCGCAGCTGCGGCTCTCTATCCTCACTACGGCGCAGTTCATCCCCCCGCTGCAGCGCCTGACCGCTTCGTACGGCATCGACCTCCCCTTTACCCAGACCGAAGGGCTCACCGATACGAACCTGACCCTGACCGTCAACCTCGGCGATTCCCACACCACGGCGCAGGCGCAGTTCAACACGGCCAAAAGCCGCATCGATCTCTCCGGTCTCCCCATTGCCGTTTCCCGTGCCGCGGTCGATCTCAAAGGCTCCGAGGTCACCCTGCGCTCCGTCGAGGCGGCGCTTTTTGAGGACAACGTGACGGGGCGCGTCAGCGGTACCTTCAACCCGGCAAAACACAACGGTGCCCTGCGGTTCAATATCGGCGAAGTACGTTACCCGGTCGGCGCCGCCCCCATTACCCTCGACCCGGCCACCGTGCCGCTGCATTTCGAATACCGCTTCGACCCCAAGGGCGACACCATCCGGTTCGACGCCTCCCGCTGGCACTATATGGAGCACAATCTCTCCGCCGATGCCTTTACCGCACCGTTCGATCTGAAAAAGCTCCTGATGACCCTTCCCAAGACGGCCGTCGCTGTCGACAAGGCAGCACGGGCGACCGTCGAAGGCGAGATCTCCCTTGCCGATCCCTCGGCGTCTCTGCTCGTGGACCTGCTGTCGCTCCGGGCCGGGACACTGAAGGCCACGCAGGCACACGCCCGCTTTCATATCCGCGCCGACCAGAACATCACGGTGACGAGCAGCGCAGAAACACACTGGACGCTGGATGAAACGCCGGTTTCCATCTCCCCCTTTACCCTGTCGCGCCAGCACGGGATCTTCAGGCTCTCACCGGCCGTCGTCTCGATCGAACACCAGCTGACCGGTTCCGTGGAAGGGATTTTCGAGCCGGCTACCATGGCGACCGAACTCAACGTGTCGAAATTCCGGCTGGAAGACGAAGGACTCGGCAGACTGCTGCAGGGGATGGAGCAGTTCAGCGTCTATATCGTCCCCATCGATGATGAGTACGACATCGTCATCCCATCGATCAATATGGTCTACTCCACGCTCGGGCACGGATGGCGCCTGCACTTTTTCTCCCTCGATGCATTCACGCGCCACTCCCCGCTGCTGCGCGACTACAATCTGACCGACAGTACCATCTCCGCCTGGTCAGAGAGCGGCGGCTATCCCGTCAGCTTCGAAGGCACCGTCGACTACCCCTACGCCCTGACGGCTTTCGACGGCAAACCGGTCAACATCTACAGTTTCAAAGGTCAGATCGAGCAGAACGGTTCGCTTGCATCGACGATCAACGACCGCATCACGGTGGAGCGCAGCGATACGATCCGCATCCGCTCGAACGGCGTCGCTTTTAGCCAGCCCGAACTGACCCGTTTCTACCGCGAGCACCATTTCAGCAGCGACGAGAATACCAGCGAATCGAACACCACGATCCACATCGACGCCAACAATACGGCGATCCTCTTCCCGGGCGACCGCAGGGCCAAAGCCGACCGCATCACCATCGACTACAGCAACAACCATATCCAGGGGCAGCTCTACAAAGCCGACGGGGGCGCCAAGCTCGAGGTAAAGGGCGAAACGTTCTACCTCTTCGGGTACCGGCTCGACGACGACTTCATGAACCATTTTTTCAACCTCACCAAAGTCAAAGGCGGCACACTGGACTTTTACCTCATAGGGGAAAAGGATGATTTCAAGGGTCTGGCCAAGATCAACGATACGACCGTACGCGACTACGTGCTTTTCAACAATCTCTTCGCCTTTATCAATACCGTCCCCGCCCTGGTCACCTTCTCGCTCCCGTCCTATGAGACCAACGGGATCAAGGTGCGCTCCGCCTATACCGAACTCGCGTTCCATGAGAAAGTGCTCTCGATCTCAAACATCAAGATCGACAGCAAAGAGCTCGATTTCGCCGGCCAGGGCACCATCGACTACAATACGGAGCGCATCAAGATGCAGCTCTCCGTCAAAACGCGGGCCGCGGAAAACATCCGGAAGATCCCGCTGGTCGGCTACATCCTTGTCGGTGACGACCAATCCGTCCTGACGACGCTGAACGTCTCGGGCCCGCTGAGTGACCCGAAGGTGGAAAATACGATCGCCAAGGATATCATCGTCAGCCCGTTCAACATCCTCAAGCGCACCCTCGATTTCCCGGTCCACTACCTCAAAAAGCTTGACAGCGGCACTGACGACGAGGCCGAAAAGACAACCGAGACCCAGCCAATCACTTCGGGCATTCCTCCCATTAATTGA